From one Streptomyces sp. Q6 genomic stretch:
- a CDS encoding DUF5667 domain-containing protein, whose product MIANVSAHRRANAFAQALEDDSDQGAAAQQPEDPAARQGDQAEQGRLLSLAAGLGELPKPELDPEVKVVQRAQLVAAMEAMFKEGTSPSVPEQRSKGAHRATSLRKLRPRSRLSKGIAAGGLTVGVAAGAFSGVAAASSDALPGDHLYGLKRGMEDLKLGMADGDSDRGRIFLDQASTRLNEARRLMDRGRGGQLDHESVGEVRRALSGMRYDASEGHRLLSEAYKRDGSLGPIQALSAFSESHRQSWTALSDKLPVQLGDVRDQVSSVFDAIDQEVDPLRSLLPQPPDQGGSPGTGRHRATSPGTSDPDRSAPSGSAGSDRGGSTSSKPKPSSSGSREDDGGGLLGDTTGGLLDPPDDEKSTPTPSHGSSSGTGTTAPDVTLPPLLPGLLPGLGIDGEDAK is encoded by the coding sequence GTGATCGCGAATGTCTCGGCACACCGGCGGGCGAACGCCTTCGCCCAGGCCCTGGAGGACGACTCCGACCAGGGCGCGGCGGCGCAGCAGCCGGAAGACCCGGCTGCTCGACAGGGCGACCAGGCCGAGCAAGGCAGGCTACTGTCCCTGGCCGCGGGCCTCGGCGAGCTGCCCAAGCCGGAGCTGGACCCCGAGGTCAAAGTGGTGCAGCGGGCACAGCTCGTGGCAGCCATGGAGGCCATGTTCAAGGAGGGCACGAGCCCGTCCGTGCCGGAGCAGCGCTCGAAGGGCGCCCACCGGGCGACTTCACTGCGCAAGCTGCGGCCCCGCTCCCGCCTGTCCAAGGGGATCGCGGCGGGCGGACTCACGGTCGGTGTGGCGGCGGGCGCGTTCAGCGGCGTGGCCGCGGCGAGCTCCGACGCCCTGCCGGGTGACCACCTCTACGGCCTCAAGCGCGGCATGGAGGACCTCAAGCTCGGCATGGCCGACGGGGACTCCGACCGCGGCCGGATCTTCCTGGACCAGGCGTCGACGCGGCTGAACGAAGCGCGCCGGCTCATGGACCGAGGCCGCGGCGGCCAGCTCGACCACGAGTCCGTGGGCGAGGTCAGGCGCGCGCTCTCCGGGATGCGGTACGACGCGTCGGAGGGCCACCGGCTGCTCAGCGAGGCGTACAAGCGCGACGGCTCGCTCGGCCCGATCCAGGCCCTGTCCGCGTTCTCCGAATCGCACCGGCAGAGCTGGACCGCGCTCAGCGACAAGCTCCCGGTCCAGCTCGGTGACGTACGGGACCAGGTGAGCTCGGTCTTCGACGCCATAGACCAAGAGGTCGACCCGCTGCGCTCGCTGCTGCCACAGCCCCCCGACCAGGGTGGTTCGCCCGGCACCGGCCGTCATCGGGCCACGTCACCAGGGACCTCCGATCCCGATCGCTCGGCCCCGTCCGGCTCCGCCGGCAGCGACCGCGGCGGCTCCACGTCCAGCAAGCCGAAGCCGTCGAGCTCCGGCTCGCGCGAGGACGACGGCGGCGGACTGCTCGGCGACACCACGGGCGGCCTCCTGGACCCGCCGGACGACGAGAAGTCGACCCCGACGCCGTCCCACGGCAGCTCCAGCGGCACCGGCACCACCGCACCGGACGTGACCCTGCCCCCGCTCCTGCCGGGCCTGCTGCCAGGCCTGGGCATCGACGGCGAGGACGCGAAGTAG